One Synechococcus sp. JA-2-3B'a(2-13) genomic window carries:
- the dnaN gene encoding DNA polymerase III subunit beta, translated as MVQAQRPVDRESETESFAPVLRSGKAAAPYRGESRFNEAVDAPLEGFSFTCEQADLSHHLTSVGRAVASRPALPVLANVLVEADAETQRVALTAFDLNLCIRSEFEAQVRGSGRTTLPAKLLSDIVSRLPSGPVTLDASSQAQESAPVILMSAAGQYQVRSMSAEEYPTLPEISLRTADADGDFVGEESPTAQALELPIESLLQGIGQTLFAASGDETKQVLTGVHVKLLAGDPPCLEFAATDGHRLAIVQVEAEGIPVASAHGEIGLDFTIPARTLREVERILGTQTAASTVELRFDRSQVQFVLPPRASKTQCQQRITSRLLEGQYPDYNRLIPKQFERQVTLERRPLIESLERVGVLAAQRNDIVKFNLSAATQTLRISTEAPDVGSGEESLPVQMSGPDLELAFNVRYLLDALRVFHTQQVSLELNGATQPAIWKPLGAMRLCYLVMPVQLRAT; from the coding sequence ATGGTGCAAGCTCAGCGTCCTGTGGATCGAGAATCGGAAACCGAGTCGTTCGCGCCGGTGTTGCGCAGCGGCAAGGCTGCAGCTCCCTATCGTGGGGAGAGCCGCTTTAACGAAGCTGTTGACGCGCCGCTGGAGGGTTTTAGCTTCACCTGCGAGCAAGCCGATCTCAGCCACCACCTCACTTCCGTTGGACGGGCTGTGGCCAGCCGCCCCGCCCTGCCCGTTTTGGCCAATGTGTTGGTGGAGGCCGACGCGGAAACTCAGCGGGTTGCTTTGACCGCCTTTGACTTGAACTTGTGCATTCGCAGCGAGTTCGAGGCTCAGGTCAGGGGATCCGGTCGCACCACCCTGCCGGCCAAGCTGCTCAGCGACATCGTCAGCCGTCTGCCCAGCGGCCCAGTGACTCTTGACGCGAGCAGCCAAGCCCAGGAGAGTGCCCCTGTGATTCTCATGTCGGCAGCCGGCCAGTACCAAGTGCGCAGCATGTCGGCTGAAGAGTACCCCACCCTACCGGAAATATCGCTCCGCACCGCCGACGCAGATGGCGATTTTGTGGGGGAGGAAAGCCCAACAGCTCAGGCCCTGGAGCTGCCCATCGAGAGCCTGTTGCAAGGGATCGGCCAAACCCTTTTTGCGGCCTCTGGAGATGAGACCAAGCAGGTGCTCACAGGGGTGCATGTCAAGCTCTTGGCGGGGGATCCCCCTTGCCTGGAGTTTGCGGCCACCGACGGGCATCGTCTGGCGATAGTGCAGGTGGAGGCCGAAGGGATCCCGGTTGCTTCGGCCCATGGGGAAATAGGGTTGGATTTCACCATTCCCGCTCGCACTTTGCGGGAGGTGGAGCGCATCCTCGGCACCCAGACCGCGGCCTCTACGGTGGAATTGCGGTTTGACCGATCCCAGGTGCAGTTTGTGCTGCCTCCTCGCGCCAGCAAAACGCAGTGCCAACAGCGGATCACCAGCCGCCTTTTGGAGGGCCAATATCCCGACTACAACCGCCTAATTCCCAAGCAATTTGAGCGGCAGGTAACCCTGGAGCGTCGGCCTTTGATTGAGTCGCTGGAACGGGTGGGAGTACTTGCTGCCCAAAGAAACGACATCGTCAAGTTCAATCTTTCTGCCGCAACCCAAACCCTGCGCATCAGCACCGAGGCGCCCGATGTGGGCAGTGGCGAGGAATCTTTGCCGGTGCAAATGTCCGGCCCTGACCTGGAGCTGGCCTTCAATGTGCGTTACCTGCTGGATGCCCTCAGGGTGTTTCATACGCAGCAGGTGAGCCTGGAGCTAAACGGCGCCACTCAGCCAGCTATTTGGAAGCCCCTTGGGGCGATGCGGCTCTGTTATTTGGTCATGCCGGTGCAGCTACGGGCTACCTAG
- a CDS encoding RelA/SpoT family protein has translation MGQTAVIATSDGGLDLNSLGFEVPGWLRALLSGAEDPGDGLRPYTAEEADLLRRAFEFSYCLHQGQKRKSGDPYIAHPVAVATLLRELGGDAVTVAAGLLHDVIEDTEVTPEALEAEFGSEVRLLVEGVTKLSKFNFSSKTEQQAENFRRMFVAMAKDIRVIVVKLADRLHNMRTLQYLSPSKQRQIAAETMEIFAPLANRLGIWHFKWELEDLAFKYLDYEAYRKIQELVNAKRAEREAEIQAFIEELRQNLLQAGLEHFEISGRPKHLYSIYRKMQQQHKEFHEIYDLSAVRVIVHTNSECYRVLAVVHNCFRPIPGRFKDYIGLPKANRYQSLHTAVIGLQGRPVEVQIRTEEMHRVAEYGIAAHWKYKEAGSTTVKPDEERFTWLRQLLEWQNDLKDDKEYLDTLRENLFESEVYVFTPKGDLLALPQGSCPVDFAYRIHSEIGDHCAGARVNNKIVPLDTRLRNGDIVQIITHKNAHPSLDWINFVATSSARNRIRQWFKRSNREQNIARGRHLLERELGKTGFDALLKSERMQKVAEKLNYASVEDLLAALGYGETTPTLVIHRLQEVSRPAVSPPTEEESLEGSKLLLPRASVASSSVKSQSPILGVEGLKHQLAKCCNPLPGDPILGVVTRFKGISIHHQDCPRVAQVSGERLVPVRWNEEQLRRSTQIYPVELHLEVIDRVGVLRDILSRLSDQGINVRNAKVQTFANRTALIDLCIDVRDKKQLTQVQSQLRQLSDVIVLRSRHHQNGSR, from the coding sequence ATGGGTCAGACGGCTGTCATTGCCACCTCAGATGGAGGTCTCGACCTGAATAGCCTCGGTTTTGAGGTGCCAGGGTGGCTGCGTGCTCTGCTTTCCGGTGCCGAGGATCCCGGCGATGGGCTGCGGCCCTACACGGCTGAAGAAGCCGATCTGCTGCGCCGTGCCTTTGAGTTTTCTTACTGTTTGCATCAGGGCCAAAAACGCAAATCGGGGGATCCCTACATTGCCCATCCGGTAGCCGTGGCTACTCTCCTGCGGGAGCTGGGGGGAGATGCGGTGACGGTGGCAGCGGGCCTTTTGCACGATGTTATTGAGGATACAGAAGTTACCCCAGAAGCCCTGGAAGCTGAATTCGGCTCTGAAGTTCGCCTACTGGTAGAAGGAGTTACCAAACTCTCTAAGTTCAATTTCTCCAGCAAAACCGAGCAGCAAGCGGAAAATTTCCGCCGCATGTTTGTGGCAATGGCCAAAGATATTCGAGTCATCGTGGTCAAGCTGGCGGATCGCTTGCACAACATGCGCACGCTGCAGTATCTCTCCCCCAGCAAGCAACGGCAGATTGCAGCCGAAACCATGGAAATTTTCGCCCCTTTGGCCAACCGGCTGGGGATCTGGCACTTCAAATGGGAACTGGAAGACTTGGCTTTTAAGTATCTGGACTACGAGGCTTACCGGAAGATTCAGGAATTGGTCAATGCCAAGCGCGCCGAGCGAGAGGCCGAGATCCAAGCTTTTATCGAAGAGCTGCGGCAGAACCTTCTTCAAGCGGGGCTGGAACATTTCGAGATCAGCGGGCGGCCCAAACATTTGTACAGCATCTATCGCAAGATGCAGCAGCAGCACAAAGAATTTCACGAGATTTACGATCTCTCGGCAGTGCGGGTAATCGTGCATACCAACAGCGAGTGCTATCGGGTGCTGGCAGTCGTTCACAACTGCTTTCGCCCAATCCCTGGGCGTTTCAAAGACTACATTGGTCTGCCCAAGGCCAATCGTTACCAATCTTTGCATACGGCAGTGATCGGCCTGCAGGGACGACCGGTGGAGGTGCAGATTCGTACCGAAGAGATGCACCGCGTGGCTGAGTACGGGATCGCCGCCCACTGGAAGTACAAGGAGGCCGGCAGCACCACTGTCAAGCCCGACGAGGAGCGCTTCACCTGGCTGCGACAGCTGTTGGAGTGGCAAAACGACCTCAAAGATGACAAGGAGTATCTGGACACCCTTCGCGAGAACCTGTTTGAGAGCGAGGTTTACGTCTTTACGCCCAAGGGGGACTTGCTGGCTCTGCCCCAGGGATCCTGTCCGGTGGACTTCGCCTATCGCATCCACTCCGAAATTGGGGATCACTGTGCAGGAGCGCGGGTAAACAACAAGATCGTGCCCCTGGATACCCGCCTGCGCAACGGCGACATCGTGCAGATCATTACCCACAAGAATGCCCATCCCAGCCTGGACTGGATCAATTTCGTTGCCACCAGCTCTGCCCGCAATCGCATTCGCCAATGGTTTAAGCGCTCCAATCGCGAGCAAAACATCGCGCGGGGCCGGCATTTGCTGGAGCGGGAGCTGGGCAAAACGGGCTTTGATGCCCTGCTCAAATCAGAGCGGATGCAGAAGGTAGCCGAAAAGCTCAACTACGCCAGTGTAGAGGATTTGTTAGCCGCTCTGGGTTATGGTGAGACAACCCCCACGCTGGTGATCCATCGGCTGCAGGAGGTCAGCAGGCCGGCAGTATCCCCCCCTACAGAGGAGGAATCGCTTGAGGGATCCAAGCTGTTGTTGCCGCGGGCTTCTGTGGCTTCCAGTTCCGTCAAATCCCAATCTCCCATTCTGGGGGTGGAGGGTCTGAAACACCAGTTGGCCAAGTGTTGTAACCCGCTGCCGGGGGATCCGATTTTGGGCGTAGTCACCCGCTTTAAGGGTATTAGTATCCACCATCAGGACTGTCCACGGGTGGCTCAGGTTTCGGGGGAACGCCTGGTGCCAGTACGCTGGAACGAAGAGCAACTGCGGCGGAGCACCCAGATCTATCCGGTAGAACTGCATCTGGAGGTTATCGACCGCGTTGGGGTGCTGCGGGACATTCTTTCCCGTCTATCGGATCAAGGCATTAATGTTCGCAATGCTAAGGTACAAACTTTTGCCAACCGCACCGCCCTGATCGATCTCTGTATCGATGTACGTGATAAGAAACAGCTCACCCAGGTTCAAAGTCAACTGCGCCAGCTTTCTGACGTGATCGTGCTGCGCTCCCGCCATCACCAAAACGGATCCCGTTGA
- the pyk gene encoding pyruvate kinase, protein MHLRDSFRRTKIVATIGPASSNPAILREMILQGATTLRLNFSHGDHELHRRSIRLIRQTAMDLGIQVAILQDLQGPKIRLGKFAEGSITLKAGDPFVLTSKPVLGSQERSWVTYDKLAQEVPEGATILIDDGRVEMRVEAVDPEAGELFCRTIVGGTLSNNKGVNFPGVRLSIRAVTPKDKEDLYFGLNQGVDWVALSFVRDPSDVLELRELIASAKRPSSGSADKRVPIIVKIEKHEAIEQLPQILALSDGVMVARGDLGVELPAEEVPILQKRVIALANSLGIPVITATQMLDSMVHSPRPTRAEISDVANAILDGTDAVMLSNETAVGKYPVEAVATMARIAVRTERDYFDLTYADRRQRLRALAMQELSQNNGNSPAGMRPKTLITDSISRAVGEIAQELDAVAVMTLTKTGATARNVSKFRPRTPILAVTPHVEVARRLQLVWGVHPLLVMDLATTRQTFQAAISLAQEDGLLKDGDLVVLSAGTLPGVAGSTDLIKVDVVKAVVAQGKGFGKGIVSGPARILRSSLDASKITAGDILVAQSTDANYVEAIKQAAGVITEEEGASSHAAVIGLRLGVPVLVGVKDATRLIRDGSIVTLNPEKGIVTAGADGLGF, encoded by the coding sequence ATGCATTTGAGGGATTCTTTTCGACGCACCAAAATTGTTGCCACCATCGGCCCTGCCAGCTCAAATCCAGCCATTCTCAGGGAGATGATCCTGCAAGGGGCAACCACCCTTCGCCTCAACTTCTCCCATGGGGATCACGAGCTACACCGCCGCAGCATTCGCCTGATCCGCCAAACCGCGATGGATCTGGGCATCCAGGTCGCCATTTTGCAAGACCTGCAGGGGCCCAAAATCCGCCTGGGCAAGTTCGCCGAAGGCTCGATCACCCTCAAGGCAGGGGATCCCTTTGTGTTGACCAGCAAACCTGTCTTGGGATCCCAAGAGCGCAGTTGGGTCACCTACGACAAGCTGGCCCAAGAAGTGCCCGAAGGAGCGACGATCCTCATCGACGATGGTCGAGTGGAGATGCGGGTGGAAGCCGTGGATCCGGAAGCGGGCGAACTCTTCTGCCGCACCATTGTCGGGGGTACCCTCTCCAACAACAAGGGGGTCAATTTCCCCGGTGTGCGCCTGAGCATCCGCGCCGTGACCCCAAAAGACAAAGAAGATCTCTACTTCGGCCTCAACCAAGGGGTGGATTGGGTGGCCCTCAGCTTTGTGCGGGATCCCTCTGATGTGCTGGAGCTGCGGGAGCTCATCGCCTCTGCCAAACGGCCTTCTTCGGGCTCAGCCGACAAGCGGGTACCCATCATCGTCAAGATCGAGAAACACGAGGCCATTGAACAGCTGCCCCAGATTTTGGCCCTCAGCGACGGTGTGATGGTGGCGCGGGGAGATCTGGGGGTAGAGCTGCCTGCGGAAGAGGTGCCGATCCTGCAGAAGCGGGTGATCGCCCTGGCCAACTCCCTGGGGATCCCGGTAATTACGGCCACCCAAATGCTGGACAGCATGGTGCACAGCCCCCGGCCTACCCGTGCCGAAATCTCCGATGTGGCCAACGCCATTTTGGATGGCACCGATGCCGTCATGCTCTCCAACGAGACGGCTGTGGGCAAATACCCTGTCGAGGCCGTTGCCACCATGGCCCGCATTGCCGTGCGCACCGAGCGCGATTACTTTGACCTGACCTACGCCGACCGACGACAACGCCTTCGCGCCCTTGCCATGCAGGAGCTGAGCCAAAACAACGGCAACAGTCCTGCCGGGATGCGGCCCAAAACCCTGATCACCGACTCGATCAGCCGCGCCGTGGGGGAGATCGCCCAAGAGTTGGATGCTGTAGCCGTGATGACCCTGACCAAAACAGGGGCTACCGCTCGCAATGTCTCTAAGTTTCGCCCCCGCACTCCCATCCTAGCCGTAACCCCCCATGTGGAAGTGGCACGGCGGCTGCAGTTGGTTTGGGGGGTACATCCGCTGTTGGTTATGGATTTGGCCACCACCCGCCAGACCTTTCAAGCGGCCATCAGCTTGGCTCAGGAAGATGGCTTGCTCAAGGATGGCGACTTGGTGGTGCTCAGTGCAGGAACCCTGCCAGGCGTTGCGGGATCCACCGATCTGATCAAGGTGGATGTGGTGAAAGCGGTGGTGGCTCAAGGCAAAGGGTTTGGCAAAGGCATTGTCAGCGGCCCGGCCCGCATCTTGAGATCCAGCCTCGATGCCAGCAAAATCACCGCCGGAGACATTTTGGTTGCCCAATCCACCGACGCCAACTATGTGGAGGCCATCAAACAGGCAGCCGGCGTGATTACCGAAGAAGAGGGAGCCTCCTCTCATGCAGCAGTCATTGGCCTGCGGCTGGGGGTGCCGGTGCTGGTGGGGGTCAAGGATGCTACCCGCTTAATCCGGGATGGATCTATCGTCACTCTGAACCCAGAAAAAGGCATAGTGACCGCAGGAGCCGATGGCTTGGGCTTTTAA
- a CDS encoding GvpL/GvpF family gas vesicle protein → MPTANPHSALYLYGIVAAPGPRHLSVVGLDKQPVQVHGLGSLAFLYSQARQERYLASRANLLAHEAVLEKVMNEGHRALLPLQFGLVVSGWEQVERDLVQPRLADLLALLERLEGKREVGVKVFWDPEQELKLGLEENPALKARRDEMAGAPLGLDAVVEIGRALEQLLEQRRQRIAQTFTAALSPLASDRVEGDLLTENMAYNGSFLINWEDEPVFAQKVEELDQTFQGRLRIRYNNFTAPYNFVKL, encoded by the coding sequence ATGCCAACGGCAAATCCCCATAGCGCCCTCTACCTCTACGGGATCGTCGCTGCCCCTGGCCCGCGTCATCTGAGTGTGGTGGGGCTGGACAAGCAGCCGGTGCAGGTTCATGGGCTGGGATCCCTGGCCTTCTTGTACTCCCAGGCTCGACAGGAGCGCTACCTGGCCAGCCGGGCCAACTTGCTCGCCCATGAGGCCGTGCTGGAAAAAGTGATGAACGAGGGACATCGGGCTCTGCTGCCCCTGCAATTTGGTCTGGTGGTGAGCGGCTGGGAGCAGGTGGAACGGGACTTGGTGCAGCCCCGCTTGGCGGATCTGCTGGCTCTGCTGGAGCGCCTAGAGGGCAAGCGGGAGGTGGGAGTAAAGGTCTTCTGGGATCCCGAGCAGGAGCTCAAGCTGGGGCTAGAGGAAAACCCTGCCCTCAAAGCTCGGCGAGACGAAATGGCCGGCGCTCCTCTGGGGCTGGACGCGGTAGTCGAGATCGGACGGGCTCTGGAGCAGCTCTTAGAGCAGCGACGTCAGCGCATTGCCCAGACCTTTACAGCAGCCCTCAGCCCCTTGGCCAGCGACCGCGTAGAAGGAGATCTGCTCACCGAAAACATGGCCTACAACGGCTCGTTTTTGATCAATTGGGAAGATGAGCCGGTTTTTGCCCAAAAAGTAGAGGAGCTAGACCAGACCTTCCAGGGGCGGCTGCGCATTCGCTACAACAACTTCACCGCTCCCTACAATTTCGTCAAACTTTGA
- a CDS encoding NAD(P)/FAD-dependent oxidoreductase, producing MANYDWILIGGGITGAALSYELARQGGSVLLMEKDGVLNGATRYSYGGLAHWAGKTPLLKALGEEGIQRYRTLSEELEADIQFRELDLLMPIAPGYDAEAVEADLADCRIPPRRISVAAACELEPLLDPAALEVVLWARHGHINPLLTALAFQTALQRLGGSLLIATATALRRQGARITGVESGADCYGAGQVVVCAGGWTRALLRQAGIRVPIYYTHAESLELEPSDLQLKALVMSVPVQRLELERQAAHPDRDPLWDEPGHELCPPILDAGILQFVDGSIRMGQISRVLTDPHAEVDAAASEAQIRAQAGRYLPKLAHLPGRWYHCLVAFSADHQPLVGSLPGWEGLQLFSGFSNPLPIVPALARRFAQQAYGQADEWIPALSPGRFAQVLS from the coding sequence ATGGCCAACTACGACTGGATTCTGATCGGCGGTGGGATTACCGGGGCAGCCCTAAGCTATGAACTGGCCCGCCAGGGGGGATCCGTTCTGCTGATGGAGAAAGATGGAGTGCTGAACGGAGCAACCCGCTACAGCTACGGGGGCTTGGCCCATTGGGCGGGCAAAACGCCGCTGCTCAAAGCTCTGGGGGAAGAAGGGATCCAACGCTACCGCACCCTGTCAGAAGAGCTGGAGGCAGATATTCAATTTCGCGAGCTGGATCTGCTCATGCCCATTGCCCCCGGCTACGATGCAGAGGCCGTTGAGGCGGATCTGGCCGACTGTCGCATCCCACCCCGGCGGATTTCGGTGGCGGCAGCCTGCGAGCTGGAGCCGCTGCTGGATCCGGCCGCTCTGGAAGTAGTCCTCTGGGCTCGGCATGGCCACATCAACCCCTTGTTGACGGCGCTGGCCTTTCAAACAGCCTTGCAACGATTGGGGGGATCCCTCTTGATCGCAACAGCAACGGCCCTGCGGCGGCAGGGAGCGCGCATCACGGGCGTAGAGTCCGGAGCCGACTGCTACGGAGCAGGCCAGGTGGTGGTGTGCGCCGGCGGCTGGACACGGGCTCTGTTGCGCCAAGCGGGAATCCGGGTGCCCATCTACTACACCCATGCCGAATCCCTGGAGCTGGAGCCCTCGGATTTGCAATTGAAAGCGTTGGTGATGAGCGTGCCCGTGCAACGCTTGGAACTGGAACGACAAGCCGCCCATCCCGATCGGGATCCCCTTTGGGACGAGCCAGGGCACGAGCTTTGCCCGCCGATTCTGGATGCCGGGATCCTGCAATTTGTAGATGGCAGCATTCGCATGGGCCAGATCAGCCGGGTATTGACGGATCCCCATGCCGAGGTGGATGCAGCCGCCAGCGAAGCCCAGATCCGGGCACAAGCCGGTCGCTACCTGCCCAAGTTGGCCCACCTGCCCGGACGGTGGTATCACTGCTTGGTGGCCTTCAGCGCTGATCACCAGCCTCTGGTGGGATCCCTGCCCGGCTGGGAAGGCTTGCAACTGTTTTCCGGCTTCAGCAACCCCCTGCCCATCGTGCCCGCTTTGGCCCGTCGCTTCGCCCAACAAGCCTATGGACAGGCGGATGAATGGATCCCTGCTCTGTCGCCGGGGCGGTTTGCCCAGGTTTTGAGTTGA
- the hisG gene encoding ATP phosphoribosyltransferase has translation MLDGRPDSPPITIALAKGALLPEAIQCLQQVGIDFSRFLDPGNRLLRIESPTRLNGQRYEALLVRTHDVPVYVEYGQAQLGIVGYDVLRERYAGTEARVAHLLDLQFGHCRMSVALPQDSPYHSAAQLPAHARVASKFVGCAREYFDRLDLPVELISLYGSVELAPLTGMADAIVDLVATGRTLRENGLIERDCLFESTARLIAHPISYRVNQQPIRELITQIRERWLGSLLVGG, from the coding sequence ATGCTGGATGGCCGTCCCGACAGCCCACCCATCACGATTGCCCTGGCCAAGGGGGCCTTGCTGCCTGAGGCCATTCAATGCCTGCAGCAGGTGGGGATCGATTTCAGCCGTTTTTTGGATCCCGGCAATCGCCTGCTGCGGATTGAATCCCCCACCCGGCTGAACGGACAACGCTACGAAGCGCTGCTGGTGCGCACTCACGATGTGCCGGTGTACGTGGAGTACGGGCAGGCGCAGTTGGGCATTGTCGGCTACGACGTCTTGCGGGAGCGCTATGCCGGCACCGAAGCGCGGGTGGCCCACCTGTTGGATCTCCAATTTGGCCACTGTCGCATGTCGGTGGCCCTTCCCCAAGATAGCCCCTACCACTCGGCAGCTCAGTTGCCTGCTCATGCCCGCGTGGCTTCTAAGTTTGTCGGCTGCGCCCGGGAGTATTTTGACCGCCTGGATTTGCCGGTGGAGCTTATCTCTCTCTATGGTTCGGTGGAGTTGGCCCCCCTCACCGGCATGGCCGATGCCATCGTCGACTTGGTAGCCACAGGGCGCACCCTGAGGGAAAACGGCCTGATTGAGCGAGACTGCCTATTCGAGAGTACAGCTCGCCTGATTGCCCATCCCATCAGCTACCGTGTCAACCAACAGCCTATCCGCGAGTTGATCACCCAGATTCGGGAACGCTGGCTGGGATCCCTGTTGGTGGGTGGCTAA
- a CDS encoding DUF4327 family protein gives MPTLQATHYAVEAIQEEARRLIQQGVLRRSAAIAHLQPFFPQREWQAIAQELELQDYCPSDPLCDLIGDCEEWGED, from the coding sequence ATGCCCACTTTACAAGCCACCCACTATGCGGTTGAGGCCATCCAGGAGGAAGCTCGTCGCCTCATTCAGCAGGGCGTCTTACGCCGCTCTGCAGCCATTGCCCACCTGCAACCCTTTTTCCCGCAGCGGGAGTGGCAGGCGATTGCCCAAGAGCTGGAGCTGCAAGACTACTGCCCCTCGGATCCCCTCTGCGATTTAATCGGCGACTGCGAGGAGTGGGGCGAAGACTAA
- a CDS encoding photosystem II manganese-stabilizing polypeptide — protein sequence MRYRPLLAILLALCLSVFAVPAKAAKAPLTYDQIRNTGKAAICPSVSDNARGRIEVPRGGSLKLTDVCFQPVQIEVEEEKRNGEKEFIKAKNIMISAATLGPIKAEVTPKDGVLELKVVDGITFQPTTGQMPRRELVPFLFSVKDLVATAQGSAIDPSTDFEGEFLVPGYHSSTFLDPRGRGSNTGYDTAVGLQAAKDDFATNRKVDEVSQGKMSLRIARVDPSTGEMAGSFVSIQPSSTEQGAMEPHTVRVQGLFYARLAQES from the coding sequence ATGCGGTACCGTCCACTGCTCGCCATCCTGTTGGCGCTTTGTTTGAGCGTCTTTGCTGTTCCGGCTAAGGCTGCCAAGGCGCCGCTGACCTATGACCAGATCCGCAACACCGGCAAGGCCGCCATTTGCCCTTCGGTCTCGGACAACGCCCGGGGCCGTATCGAAGTGCCTAGGGGGGGATCCCTGAAGCTGACGGATGTCTGCTTCCAGCCGGTGCAAATTGAGGTGGAAGAGGAAAAGCGGAACGGCGAGAAAGAGTTCATCAAGGCCAAAAACATCATGATCTCAGCGGCCACTCTGGGGCCGATTAAAGCCGAGGTGACTCCCAAAGACGGCGTGCTGGAGCTCAAAGTGGTGGATGGGATCACCTTTCAGCCGACCACCGGCCAAATGCCCCGCCGCGAGCTGGTGCCGTTTCTGTTTAGCGTGAAAGACTTGGTCGCCACTGCCCAGGGCTCCGCCATTGACCCTTCGACCGATTTTGAAGGGGAGTTCTTGGTGCCCGGCTATCACAGCAGCACCTTCCTCGACCCGCGCGGGCGGGGATCCAACACCGGCTACGACACTGCGGTAGGTCTACAGGCTGCCAAAGATGATTTTGCCACCAACCGCAAGGTGGACGAGGTTTCCCAGGGGAAAATGTCCCTGCGGATTGCTCGCGTGGATCCCAGCACTGGCGAAATGGCGGGATCCTTTGTTAGCATTCAGCCTTCCAGCACCGAGCAAGGGGCGATGGAACCCCACACTGTTCGCGTTCAAGGCTTGTTTTACGCTCGCCTGGCGCAGGAGTCTTGA
- a CDS encoding nucleotidyltransferase family protein, whose product MKAMILAAGKGTRVRPITYMMPKPMIPILHKPVMEFLVELLREHGFDQIMVNTSHLAHQIEDYFRDGQQWGVHIGFSFEGHFENGQPVAEPLGSAGGMRKIQDFSGFFDSTFVVLCGDALIDLNLTQIVNFHKSKGALATVVLRQVDPSQVSSYGVVVTDETGRITAFQEKPRREEALGHTINTGIYVFEPEVFDYIPPGCPYDIGSDLFPALVKAGAPFYGITADFQWVDIGRTHDYWLAVQKVLRGEIKGVKVPGIQIQPGVWTGINIRANWDRIHIEPPVYIGASSYLADGVKLIGPTAIGYGCVLNEGCTLDSSLIFNYTQIAAGVTLRHQMVMGRYCISSDGNAIDTEESNLTWLIGDARSNANGKSP is encoded by the coding sequence ATGAAAGCCATGATCCTGGCAGCAGGCAAAGGCACGCGGGTACGGCCCATCACCTACATGATGCCGAAGCCGATGATCCCCATTTTGCACAAGCCTGTCATGGAATTTTTGGTGGAGCTGCTGCGGGAACACGGCTTCGACCAGATCATGGTCAACACCAGCCACTTGGCCCACCAAATCGAAGACTACTTTCGAGATGGGCAGCAATGGGGGGTTCACATCGGCTTTTCCTTCGAAGGCCATTTTGAGAACGGCCAGCCGGTGGCCGAACCTCTGGGCTCCGCTGGCGGTATGCGCAAGATCCAGGATTTCTCCGGATTTTTCGACAGTACCTTTGTGGTGCTCTGTGGGGATGCCCTGATCGACCTGAACCTCACGCAGATCGTCAACTTCCACAAATCCAAGGGAGCGCTGGCCACTGTGGTCCTGCGGCAGGTGGATCCCAGCCAGGTCTCCAGCTATGGGGTGGTAGTCACCGACGAGACGGGTCGCATCACTGCTTTCCAAGAAAAGCCTAGGCGGGAAGAGGCCCTCGGCCACACCATCAACACCGGCATCTATGTTTTCGAGCCGGAAGTGTTCGACTACATTCCCCCCGGCTGCCCCTACGACATCGGCAGCGATCTCTTCCCGGCCTTGGTGAAAGCGGGTGCCCCCTTTTATGGGATCACGGCTGACTTTCAGTGGGTGGACATTGGCCGCACCCACGACTACTGGCTGGCGGTGCAAAAAGTGCTGCGCGGCGAGATCAAGGGAGTCAAGGTGCCCGGGATCCAGATTCAACCCGGCGTATGGACGGGGATCAACATCCGCGCCAACTGGGATCGCATCCACATCGAGCCACCGGTCTACATCGGGGCCAGCAGCTATTTGGCGGACGGGGTCAAACTCATCGGCCCCACGGCAATTGGCTACGGATGTGTGTTGAATGAAGGGTGTACGCTGGATAGCAGCTTGATTTTTAACTACACCCAGATTGCGGCAGGCGTGACCCTACGCCACCAGATGGTGATGGGTCGCTACTGCATTTCCTCGGATGGCAATGCCATCGACACCGAAGAGTCCAACCTCACGTGGCTGATCGGAGATGCCCGCAGCAATGCCAACGGCAAATCCCCATAG